In a genomic window of Diorhabda carinulata isolate Delta chromosome 8, icDioCari1.1, whole genome shotgun sequence:
- the LOC130897025 gene encoding ataxin-10, whose product MQFSEDIKHVNIKKDFKECYENPQELIMFLKETFKIFENGKVYKIDATTEALQLIEKYLYHFVQLSSSHKEEFAEVVTELYRSLRNCTTNKHVQDFIVENTNILQTTQHYIKTSNPLHLCLKIILQFLINLISSNLVASKKVYSEFLDFVKNLMEHKMYTYECSALIYNMSLFNPIDMNLFEMMLNLEECETQNEFICFFLEKCISDDCFWSFYKGLRHKHKLTILNIIRTYQIQNKDFNIPDSGLEILIDCFLRSPDIFFKITNVYKQDEVQEVSLLLGVLSSISSKDKYIDKLQQNKNILVTASALLINFHRLGKSGNNSFTPVQKLSGSQSDEAANPVFGLKADLIQLIGNMCWKNNIMKNLAREAEVIPVILDCCNIDANNPFIIQWCIFAIRNLCENNPENQKMIGGLQKKGTVSSSVLEEFGLTLQGDNDTQLKIVPLDSLQS is encoded by the exons atgcaATTCAGTGAAGATATAAAacatgtaaatataaaaaaagatttcaaagaATGTTATGAAAATCCACAGGAATTGATAATGTTTTTGAaggaaacattcaaaatatttgaaaatggaaaagttTATAA GATTGATGCGACTACCGAAGCTTTACAgttaatagaaaaatacttATATCATTTTGTACAGTTGAGCTCTTCACATAAAGAAGAATTTGCTGAAGTAGTAACTGAGCTCTACAGATCATTAAGAAACTGCACTACGAATAAACATGTCCAGGATTTCATAGttgaaaatactaatattttacAAACCACCCAGCATTATATCAAAACATCAAATCCATTGCATTTAtgcttaaaaataatattgcaatttctaataaatttaatttcttcaaactTGGTAGCATCTAAAAAAGTATATTCAGAATTCTtggattttgttaaaaatctcATGGAACATAAGATGTATACATATGAATGCTCAGCTTTAATATACAACATGTCTTTGTTCAATCCCATAGacatgaatttatttgaaatgatgtTAAACCTAGAAGAATGTGAAactcaaaatgaatttatttgtttttttcttgagAAATGTATATCAGATGATTGTTTTTGGAGTTTCTATAAAGGGTTGAGGCATAAGCATAAATTAACGATATTAAACATTATCAGAACatatcaaatacaaaataagGATTTTAATATTCCCGATTCAGGATTGGAAATATTAATAGATTGCTTCCTAAGGAGTCcagacatttttttcaaaataactaatgTATATAAACAAGACGAAGTACAAGAAGTATCATTATTGTTGGGGGTATTATCCTCAATATCCAGTAAGGATAAATACATTGATAAACTTcaacaaaataagaatattttagtAACAGCTTCTGCGTTACTTATTAATTTTCATCGTTTGGGAAAAAGCGGTAATAATTCATTTACTCCTGTTCAGAAATTATCAGGAAGCCAAAGCGACGAGGCAGCTAATCCTGTATTTGGTTTGAAAGCAGATTTGATTCAATTAATTGGAAATATGTGTTGGAAGAATAATATCATGAAAAATTTA gCACGAGAAGCTGAAGTCATTCCAGTTATTTTAGACTGTTGTAACATTGATGCAAACAATCCTT ttattattcaATGGTGCATTTTTGCCATTAGGAATTTATGTGAGAATAATCCGGAAAATCAGAAAATGATTGGAGGTCTGCAGAAGAAGGGAACGGTGTCATCCTCAGTTTTAGAAGAATTTGGATTAACTTTACAGGGAGATAATGACACTCAGTTGAAAATTGTACCTTTAGACTCATTacaatcataa
- the LOC130896974 gene encoding 60S ribosomal protein L15 has protein sequence MGAYKYIQELYRKKQSDVLRFLLRVRVWQYRQLTKLHRAPRPSRPDKARRLGYRAKQGFVIYRIRVRRGGRKRPVPKGATYGKPKSHGVNELKPVRNLQAIAEERVGRRCGGLRVLNSYWVGQDSTYKYFEVILVDPSHKAIRRDAKVNWIVNAVHKHRELRGKTSAGKSSRGLGKGHRFSQTKGGSRRAAWLRRNSLQLRRKR, from the exons ATGGGAGCCTACAAATATATTCAAGAACTTTACCGGAAAAAACAAAGTGATGTTCTTAGATTTTTACTTAGGGTGAGAGTCTGGCAATATCGCCAGTTAACTAAATTGCATAGGGCACCAAGACCCAGCCGTCCCGACAAAGCTAGAAGACTAGGTTACAGGGCTAAGCaag GGTTTGTTATTTATCGTATTCGAGTACGTCGTGGAGGTCGCAAACGTCCCGTACCAAAAGGTGCTACCTATGGTAAACCAAAAAGCCACGGAGTTAATGAATTGAAACCAGTCCGTAACTTGCAAGCTATTGCTGAG GAACGTGTTGGTAGAAGATGTGGTGGATTAAGAGTTCTTAATTCTTATTGGGTAGGTCAAGACTCAACTTACAAATACTTTGAAGTCATTTTGGTTGACCCATCACACAAA GCTATTCGCAGAGATGCTAAAGTTAACTGGATAGTAAATGCTGTCCACAAACACAGAGAACTACGGGGCAAGACATCTGCTGGTAAATCGTCTCGTGGTTTGGGCAAAGGACATAGGTTCTCTCAAACTAAAGGAGGATCCAGACGTGCCGCTTGGCTTAGGAGGAATTCTTTGCAATTACGTAGAAAACGTTAa
- the LOC130897304 gene encoding protein MIX23 — protein sequence MECVDFSEFQETLKAMRKPHDLIINTINSTVPTDSFHIDPVEACKNLHESLEKGNIQREDYIKKCIAITTERVKRLREQREQNSDDIQISKQLRADQTTLRVLQVELTVEDLIRQRTAKVFNERCRKFYKPL from the exons ATGGAATGTGTCGATTTTAGCGAATTTCAG GAAACCTTGAAGGCTATGAGGAAACCACACGATTTAATAATTAACACAATAAATAGTACAGTTCCAACAGATTCTTTTCACATAGACCCAGTTGAAGCATGTAAAAACTTACATGAGAGTCTTGAAAAAGGTAATATCCAAAGggaagattatattaaaaaatgtattgcaaTCACTACTGAACGAGTTAAAAGACTTAGAGAACAAAGAGAACAAAATTCTGATGATATTCAAATATCCAAACAGTTGAGAGCCGATCAGACTACA ttgagaGTATTACAAGTCGAACTTACTGTTGAAGATTTAATTAGGCAAAGAACTGCCAAAGTATTCAATGAACgatgtagaaaattttacaaacctttatga